The nucleotide sequence CTTGCATCATCGCTTCTTCGTCAAAGTCTCTAACGATAGCAGGGATCGTTTCTTTTTCAGCTAGTTTGGACGCTCGAAAACGTCGCTCCCCTGCAATAATCTCATATCCTTTTACTGCGGAACGGCGTACGATGATGGGTTGAAAGACACCTGATTGTTCAATAGAATTAGCTAGTTCCTGCAAAGATACTTCTTCAAATGTTTTACGGGGCTGATACGGATTTGGTCGCAGCTCATTCAATGGTAGCTGGACAACGGTATCATCTTTTACATCCACCGTCTCTAAGTTTTCTAAATCTTGAAACAGTGCATCGATTCCTCGGCCTAATCCTTTACTTTTCTTCACGACTTACCACTTCCTTTGCCAATGCTTGGTAGACTTCAGCTCCTCGAGAACGTGGATCGTAGTCGATGATCGGTTTTCCATGACTAGGTGCTTCTGATAAACGAATATTTCTTGGAATGATCGTTTCGTAAACTTTTTCGCGGAAGTATTTACGTACTTCTTCTACGACTTCATTTCCCAGATTTGTTCGTGCATCATACATTGTCAGTAAGACTCCCTCGATCTCTAATTCTGGATTAAAGTGTTTTTGGACTAAACGAACCGTATTCAGTAATTGGCTTAATCCTTCCAATGCGTAATACTCACACTGAACAGGTATCAAAATCGAATCACTTGCTGTAAATGAATTGATTGTCAGATGGCCAAGAGAAGGCGGGCAATCGATCAAAATATAATCATACTGACTGCTTACTTCTGCTAAAGATCCTTTTAATCTTGATTCTCTTGCCATCATTGACGTCAATTCGATCTCTGCTCCTGCTAATTGGAGAGTCGCAGGCACAATACTCAAATTTTCGTGTTCAGTGATCAAAGTTGCCTCATCAATTGGCAATTCATTGACTAGAACATCATAGATGTCTCTTGTCACATCAGGTTTTCTGATCCCGACACCACTGGTAGCATTTCCTTGTGCATCCATATCCACTAGCAATACTTTTTTGCCAAGGCTAGCAAGACAAGCACCTAGATTCACCGTCGTCGTTGTTTTGCCGACGCCACCTTTTTGGTTCGCAACAGATATTATTTGTGCCATCTCTTCTCCTCCTATTTGATTGGCTGCTTATTAGGCAGTCCGGGCTTTCTTGGGTATTTCTTTGGGGTTGGTTTCTTTTTTTGAATAACGATGATATGCCGTTGATCAGAGACATTCGGCAAGGTAACCGCCTCTTCTTTGAGGAATTTACCACCTAATAAAGCAATCGCTTGTTTTGCTTCTGTCAATTCCTCTTCACTTTTTGCTGCTTTCAATGCATAAAAATAGCCTTCTTGTTTAGCCAAGGGCAAACACAATTCCGCTAACACATTCAAACGAGCAACCGCACGAGCAGTGACAAGGTCAAATGATGCACGAAAGTGAGGATTTTGCCCAAATGTTTCTGCCCGGTCATGATATAAGGAAGCATCGATTCCTAATAATCGGGTTAACTCAGATAAGAAGGTTATTCGTTTATTCAGAGAATCAACGATCGTTATCTGCAGTTCTGGAAAGGCAATTTTTAAAGGTATGCTAGGAAACCCTGCCCCCGAACCAACATCGCATAAAGATAAAGGTTGCGTAAAGTCTACTTCAAATGCTAATGTAAGTGAATCGTAAAAATGCTTCAGATATACGTCTTTTTCATCCGTAATAGCTGTAAGGTTCATCTTTTCGTTCCATTCGACTAATGTCCGATAATAAATAGCGAATTGATTCATTTGATGATCGGTAAGCTCTATCCCTTTTTCTGCCAAGGATTGGCGAAATTCTTCTGGTATCATAAATATTCCTTTCATTGTGAAACAGCAATTGTTTCACAGATTCTCTCCCTACTTTAACGCAAAATCTCTAGACATGCAATCCTTCCATATGGATTCTTAAAAATTTGAAAAGTAAGAAAAGCCGATAGACTTTTTCTTTCTAGTATGACTCATAAAATATACACAGAAGAGAGAACTAGCTTTGAGCAATTTCTGCAAAAACTAGTTCTCTCTTCTATTTATTATTACGTATTACGCTGGTTCACTGACTTTCGCAATCTTCCCTTGTTCGATATAGACCATTAGGATACTTAGGTCTGCAGGGTTTACGCCACTGATTCGGCTAGCTTGGGCAATTGTTTC is from Enterococcus faecium and encodes:
- a CDS encoding ParA family protein; amino-acid sequence: MAQIISVANQKGGVGKTTTTVNLGACLASLGKKVLLVDMDAQGNATSGVGIRKPDVTRDIYDVLVNELPIDEATLITEHENLSIVPATLQLAGAEIELTSMMARESRLKGSLAEVSSQYDYILIDCPPSLGHLTINSFTASDSILIPVQCEYYALEGLSQLLNTVRLVQKHFNPELEIEGVLLTMYDARTNLGNEVVEEVRKYFREKVYETIIPRNIRLSEAPSHGKPIIDYDPRSRGAEVYQALAKEVVSREEK
- the rsmG gene encoding 16S rRNA (guanine(527)-N(7))-methyltransferase RsmG, producing the protein MIPEEFRQSLAEKGIELTDHQMNQFAIYYRTLVEWNEKMNLTAITDEKDVYLKHFYDSLTLAFEVDFTQPLSLCDVGSGAGFPSIPLKIAFPELQITIVDSLNKRITFLSELTRLLGIDASLYHDRAETFGQNPHFRASFDLVTARAVARLNVLAELCLPLAKQEGYFYALKAAKSEEELTEAKQAIALLGGKFLKEEAVTLPNVSDQRHIIVIQKKKPTPKKYPRKPGLPNKQPIK